One window of the Bradyrhizobium sp. NP1 genome contains the following:
- a CDS encoding GNAT family N-acetyltransferase, giving the protein MSQTIVIEAAGPVWIRTATVADLEALAVYFQELSPPAQYNRFMGAVSNFSRIAFDCLKNAGSAEFFTLLAESREARSDRIVGEASYGFDRAQGCGEFAISVAEQWRQRGLGSALLDALQSRAVSLGNFELFGETLRSNQEMKCMARSAGFAFSRSLDWRAIRFDKRLVVAAE; this is encoded by the coding sequence GTGTCGCAAACCATCGTGATCGAGGCGGCAGGACCGGTCTGGATCCGCACCGCGACCGTGGCCGATCTCGAGGCTCTCGCCGTGTATTTTCAGGAGCTCTCGCCGCCCGCGCAGTACAACCGCTTCATGGGCGCGGTGAGCAATTTTTCGAGAATTGCCTTCGACTGCCTGAAGAACGCCGGCTCGGCGGAATTCTTCACGCTGCTCGCCGAATCGCGCGAGGCCCGCAGTGACCGCATCGTCGGCGAGGCGAGCTATGGCTTCGACCGCGCGCAAGGCTGCGGCGAGTTTGCGATCTCGGTTGCGGAGCAATGGCGGCAGCGCGGTCTTGGCTCGGCGCTGCTCGATGCCCTGCAAAGCCGCGCCGTCAGCCTCGGCAATTTCGAGCTGTTCGGAGAGACGCTGCGCAGCAACCAGGAAATGAAGTGCATGGCGCGCAGCGCGGGCTTCGCGTTTTCACGCTCGCTCGACTGGCGCGCCATTCGCTTCGACAAGCGGCTGGTCGTGGCGGCCGAATAA